Part of the Rhodococcus sp. OK302 genome is shown below.
TTGTGTCGACATCTTGGGAGCGGACGAAACTCCTGAACTCTTCGTTCTGCAGACTCCGATGGTCAATGCCTTCACCATCGGCATGGACCGGCCGTTCATGGTGGTGACAACGGGCCTTCTCGACATAATGAATTACGAGGAACAGCGATTTGTCATCGGGCACGAACTCGGACATGCGTTGTCCGGTCACGCCGTCTATCGCACGATCCTGATGCATCTGATGCGTTTGGCCGGGACCATCGGTTGGCTACCCGTCGGAGGCTGGGCGCTACGTGCGATCATCGCAGCATTATTGGAATGGCAACGCAAATCCGAACTCTCGGGCGATCGTGCCGGCCTCCTCTGCGGCCAGGACGTTCACGCCGCTATTCGTGTGCAGATGAAGTTGGCCGGCGGGTCGCGAGTGAGTGAGATCGACATCGAAGCCTTCCTCGGCCAGGCCGCCGAGTACGACTCCAGCGGAGACCTCCGGGACGGCGTGCTCAAACTTCTCAACATCGAACTACTGACACACCCATTTTCGGTACTGCGGGCCGCCGAACTGAAGAAGTGGGTGGACAGTGGAGCGTACTCCGACGTTCTGCGCGGCAACTACCCGCGCCGCGTCGACGATGACGACGCAAAGATCAGCGACGAATTCAAAAACGCCGCCAAGACGTACAAGCAGAACTTCGACGAATCCGACGATCCACTGATCCGGATGGTCCGCGATATCGGCAGCGGACTCGGGGGCGCTGTGGGGGCCGTGGGCAACGGCGTCGGCGACGTCGCGTCCGACATCAAGGAACGCTTCACGCACTGGCGTCGGAGTTCGGAAACCAAGAATGACGAATCCAACAAAGGCAACTGAACGCTGAATCCCGCAAATCGGTGCCTGACGTAAATCGGTGCCTGACACTGAAGGCAGTCAGCGTCAGGCACCAGATTTTGGCGTGTGGGTGGTGCAGGCTTCCCTCTGCACCACCCTCACGATCACCGACACTAGCAACTATCGAACAAATGTGCGACTCGAACGGGAAACCTACTCCGAGCCACCGTAGTCTGAGGCTGCCAACCCCAGGCTGAACAGCATCAATACCATCAGAAACCAGCCCGCACCCTGCCAGATCGGCCAAGTGCCGCTGCGTCGCCAGACCCGATACGTCTGAACAAACGCAGCCAATCCTCCGATCAGAAAGACCGCCGACGGCGCAAATGCGAGAATGCCGATCCCGGACATTCCCGATTCGCCGCCTCCGGATTCACTGTCTCCCGACTGCCGGTTTACTGCGAGCGCGTCGAGCAACAGGACCGCAAGTGCCGTGCCGACCACCACGATCGTGAAAATCGCAGCCCGACGGAATTCTTCGGGATCCGACCACCGCTTCTCGGTGTCCCGTCCGTTGCGCCGCGCAGCAGACATCGGGCACTCCCTTCGCCAATCAGATTGGGTACCCCGTCCTCGTGTCGGATCAACCTCGAGCGGGTACGCCTGGCAAGACAACTACAGATACGACGACAAGAGAGGAGTCGCCATGCATGCTGGGCGACTGAAGAAGGTCGGTTCGAGCGAAGGACCATTTGCCTCCGTGTACTTCGAGGACGTCAGAAACCGTGAAGATTCACGTGAGCGCTTCGAGCAGGAATGGCGGTCGATGCGAAGCCAACTGTCCAAGCAGGAGGCTCCAGCGTCGTTGATCGAACAGTTCGACAGCGTGAAAGACAACCACCACGGAATTTCCGGTCGCGCCGGCCGAGCAATCATCGTGACGCCCGACGCTGTTCTGGTCGACGACATTCTGCTCGAGCCCACGACGTCGACCATCGTGACGGTCGGATCACTGCCCT
Proteins encoded:
- a CDS encoding M48 family metallopeptidase, yielding MTTAPDRTRIEFPDISSRAWEHPADRAALVTLRTLRGFDTVLRTLSGLLQERQHRLMYLATAVRVDERQFRDLHDLRRDCVDILGADETPELFVLQTPMVNAFTIGMDRPFMVVTTGLLDIMNYEEQRFVIGHELGHALSGHAVYRTILMHLMRLAGTIGWLPVGGWALRAIIAALLEWQRKSELSGDRAGLLCGQDVHAAIRVQMKLAGGSRVSEIDIEAFLGQAAEYDSSGDLRDGVLKLLNIELLTHPFSVLRAAELKKWVDSGAYSDVLRGNYPRRVDDDDAKISDEFKNAAKTYKQNFDESDDPLIRMVRDIGSGLGGAVGAVGNGVGDVASDIKERFTHWRRSSETKNDESNKGN